A window of Castanea sativa cultivar Marrone di Chiusa Pesio chromosome 1, ASM4071231v1 contains these coding sequences:
- the LOC142605389 gene encoding uncharacterized protein LOC142605389, translated as MAESKPDQTTHFLSDEVKAPNLFERAKEEIEAILHSEKSPQHHEETHGKRNDIDENTPLDAVRAPNVFERAKEELEALVQTIHPKKDSPTHERREEITKTESKQDEADSRSENNIQGPNFIEKAKEKIEAITPHHKSSHYHHKETHGTSDDIDEKSPIYDVKGPNVFHRAKEEIEAVIETIHPKKDHTSSVSSPKKEGGFRFFIGRMLEKVCSPQGSKRD; from the exons ATGGCCGAATCCAAACCAGACCAAACAACACACTTTCTGTCAG ATGAAGTAAAAGCACCCAATTTGTTTGAAAGAGCAAAGGAAGAGATTGAAGCAATTCTTCATTCTGAGAAATCACCTCAGCATCATGAGGAAACTCATGGCAAGCGAAATGATATTGATGAAAACACTCCTTTAGATGCTGTTAGAGCTCCAAATGTGTTTGAGCGAGCAAAGGAGGAGCTCGAGGCTCTTGTTCAAACAATCCATCCCAAGAAAGATTCTCCAACCCATGAAAGACG GGAAGAAATCACAAAGACAGAATCCAAGCAGGATGAAGCAGATTCTCGGTCAG AGAACAACATTCAGGGGCCCAATTTTATTGAGAAAGCTAAGGAAAAGATTGAAGCAATTACACCCCATCATAAGTCATCACACTATCATCATAAGGAAACTCATGGAACAAGTGATGATATTGATGAAAAATCCCCAATATATGATGTGAAAGGACCAAATGTTTTTCATAGggcaaaagaagaaattgaagCCGTTATTGAAACAATTCATCCTAAGAAAGATCATACAAGTTCTGTTTCTTCACCAAAGAAAGAAGGTGGATTCAGGTTTTTTATTGGAAGAATGTTGGAAAAAGTGTGCTCTCCTCAGGGTAGTAAGAGAGATTAG